One genomic window of Quercus robur chromosome 6, dhQueRobu3.1, whole genome shotgun sequence includes the following:
- the LOC126689305 gene encoding uncharacterized protein LOC126689305 isoform X1 encodes MNLSLSSSTSLSTSSTTSSSSSSSSSTSWFSGIVRGRSGSAKMSSNSSAAAGFGDSVSPIVKKNHWRGVLFKYGPKPIQDAMELDQQISHLINKEDSEGVVLLGHSTGCQDIVQYMRTNAACYMLQSSPCCHFAGTHLSIPCSAPCNVKASKIYIFIPKCKPLVVLLDVRMSFCSEWHGF; translated from the exons atgaatctctctctctcttcctccactTCTTTATCGACCTCATCAACCACATCGtcgtcttcgtcttcttcttcttcgacgTCGTGGTTCTCTGGCATTGTCAGAGGCCGCTCCGGCTCCGCCAAGATGAGTAGCAACTCCTCCGCCGCTGCCGGCTTTGGTGACAGTGTTTCTCCGATTGTAAAGAAGAATCACTGGCGTGGTGTGCTCTTCAAGTACGGTCCCAAGCCTATTCAG GACGCAATGGAGCTTGATCAGCAGATCAGTCATTTAATCAACAAAGAAGATTCTGAAGGTGTGGTACTACTGGGGCATAGTACTGGTTGTCAG GATATTGTGCAATATATGCGTACAAATGCTGCATGCTACATGCTTCAGAGCAGTCCGTGCTGCCATTTTGCAGGTACTCACCTATCAATACCCTGCTCTGCTCCTTGTAATGTAAAAGCTTCAAAGATCTATATATTCATTCCTAAATGTAAACCATTAGTTGTGCTTCTTGATGTTAGAATGAGTTTCTGCAGTGAATGGCATGGCTTTTAG
- the LOC126689305 gene encoding uncharacterized protein LOC126689305 isoform X2, translating into MNLSLSSSTSLSTSSTTSSSSSSSSSTSWFSGIVRGRSGSAKMSSNSSAAAGFGDSVSPIVKKNHWRGVLFKYGPKPIQVAFKTGYYKQRVIFIGGLTDGFLATEYLEPRVLFPMFCHAIGSYSYSYAQTQWSLISRSVI; encoded by the exons atgaatctctctctctcttcctccactTCTTTATCGACCTCATCAACCACATCGtcgtcttcgtcttcttcttcttcgacgTCGTGGTTCTCTGGCATTGTCAGAGGCCGCTCCGGCTCCGCCAAGATGAGTAGCAACTCCTCCGCCGCTGCCGGCTTTGGTGACAGTGTTTCTCCGATTGTAAAGAAGAATCACTGGCGTGGTGTGCTCTTCAAGTACGGTCCCAAGCCTATTCAG GTTGCATTTAAAACAGGTTATTATAAACAACGAGTAATTTTTATTGGTGGATTAACTGATGGCTTTCTCGCCACAGA ATACTTGGAACCTCGTGTGTTATTTCCAATGTTTTGTCATGCCATAGGGAGTTACAGCTATTCCTATGCACA GACGCAATGGAGCTTGATCAGCAGATCAGTCATTTAA
- the LOC126689305 gene encoding UPF0619 GPI-anchored membrane protein C1322.10-like isoform X3: MNLSLSSSTSLSTSSTTSSSSSSSSSTSWFSGIVRGRSGSAKMSSNSSAAAGFGDSVSPIVKKNHWRGVLFKYGPKPIQVAFKTGYYKQRVIFIGGLTDGFLATETQWSLISRSVI; the protein is encoded by the exons atgaatctctctctctcttcctccactTCTTTATCGACCTCATCAACCACATCGtcgtcttcgtcttcttcttcttcgacgTCGTGGTTCTCTGGCATTGTCAGAGGCCGCTCCGGCTCCGCCAAGATGAGTAGCAACTCCTCCGCCGCTGCCGGCTTTGGTGACAGTGTTTCTCCGATTGTAAAGAAGAATCACTGGCGTGGTGTGCTCTTCAAGTACGGTCCCAAGCCTATTCAG GTTGCATTTAAAACAGGTTATTATAAACAACGAGTAATTTTTATTGGTGGATTAACTGATGGCTTTCTCGCCACAGA GACGCAATGGAGCTTGATCAGCAGATCAGTCATTTAA
- the LOC126689305 gene encoding UPF0619 GPI-anchored membrane protein C1322.10-like isoform X4: MNLSLSSSTSLSTSSTTSSSSSSSSSTSWFSGIVRGRSGSAKMSSNSSAAAGFGDSVSPIVKKNHWRGVLFKYGPKPIQVAFKTGRNGA; the protein is encoded by the exons atgaatctctctctctcttcctccactTCTTTATCGACCTCATCAACCACATCGtcgtcttcgtcttcttcttcttcgacgTCGTGGTTCTCTGGCATTGTCAGAGGCCGCTCCGGCTCCGCCAAGATGAGTAGCAACTCCTCCGCCGCTGCCGGCTTTGGTGACAGTGTTTCTCCGATTGTAAAGAAGAATCACTGGCGTGGTGTGCTCTTCAAGTACGGTCCCAAGCCTATTCAG GTTGCATTTAAAACAG GACGCAATGGAGCTTGA